CGAAGCTGGCTTCAAGGCTCCCCAGTGCGCAGGCGTTATCCACTCTGACTTCGAACGCGGCTTCATCCGTGCAGAAACACTGAGCTACGCCGACTTCGAAAAGTACGGCAGCTGGAACGCCGCCAAGGAAGCTGGCGTACTCCGTACCGAAGGTAAGGAATACGTGGTGCAGGACGGCGACATCATGCTGTTCCGCTTCAACGTGTAAAAGAGAAGCCGGCTACACCGGTTTTCTCAATTACGAATTACGAAGTACGAATTACGATTTTTTCGCAAACAAAAAAGGACTGCCCAGCAGTCCTTTTTTGTTTATCCTTTAACCTTTATCCTTTACGCTTTTCTTAGCTGCTCGGCGGGCTTTCAGTTCTACAACAATTGGCCTTATAATCACAGCCAAATTCATTGCTGTACCTATAAAAATCAGTATCGTTGCCGCATTATAGCCAATACCCGGGTCTACACTCAACAGCGGAATTCCCATATTGGCTAGAAGTTCCGCCAGCTTTGCATAGAACGCTCCCATGGAGACCATGGTCAGCATACCCAACGCAATGGAACCCAGGGGGGTAAACCAAGCAAACGCTGCGGCCAAGATAGCGCCAACAAGAAGTATATAAAGAGCGGGCATCGGATCCATCTTAGGAAAGTTCGGTATCGTTGTACGGAATCTTTCTATTGCCTTAGGGTTGCCAGTCTCCATCTTCTTGAGCATACCGATTGCAGGTTCCTGCAAGGCAGTTTCAAGATCCAGGCCCGAAGCCAGTTCATAGACATTGGGAGAGGCAATCACCTTGTCATCATTGCAGGAAACGTTTGCAATAGGCATGAGCAAAGCCACGATTACCAACAAGTATGGGATCGCAGTGATGCGCTTAAACAGGCGCAATGCTTTCGATTCCTTGCTATCAACTTTAGTTTTGTCACTCATTATTTTCCCTCAAAAGCGCTTCGCGGGAAAGCGCAACGGAAACCGATGCGGTCAGACCAGTAACGGGGATCTTCGTCATCGTAGTCAGTCAAATTCAAATACTTTTCCTTATCCATCCAGGAACCGCCCTTGTGGATCTTGTGGGATCCCATCATAGCACCTGTAGGGTTCGAATCCTCCACAATAAGGGAGAACATAAAGTACTTATCCCTGGTCCATTCAGCGACATTACCGGACATATCGTAGAGGCCCCATTCATTGGGCTTTCTGCTAGCCACCGGCTGCGGACCATAGTTCGGGTGTTTCTTGCCGAAGTTGTAGGAATTATCGCGGTAAATAGCGTAGAGGCTGGCGTTAGGTTCTTCATCAAGATTCCAGAGAGAGCCTTCATTATTGTCTGCACGACCTGCAAATTCCCACTGAGCTTCCGTCGGAAGATCACCACCAATTGCCTTACAGAATTCCTGAGCATCATACCACGTGATGTTGTGAACTGGCTTCTGAGCATCAGAATACTTGGATCGATCAATCTTGCGTTTGGATTCCTCAAGGCGGTCCATAACTTCTTGATAGAAGCCCTGGGTTACTTCAGTAGTATGGATTGCAAAAGGAGACATGGAAACGACCTTTCCCTTATAGCGGAAGGCTCCAGAATCGATCAAGGCCACCGTGCCCATTTTTGCATCGGCAACAATTCTCGGAACTTTGGGATTTTCTGCAGGGTAATCATCATCGTCATACTCAACAATCTTAACGTTCGGAGAAAGTTCAATAACACGCTTTTCTTCAGCAGGCTGTTCCGCAGGTTGTTCCACGGGTTGTTCCACGGGTTGTTCCTCGGGTTTCGTGGTATCCACGACAGCGGTATCAACAGTTGCGGTATCGGCAGCGACCGTGTCAGCAGCGACTGTATCAACGGCAGCAGAATCCACAGCAACGAAGACTGCAGCAGTGTCTACGACAGCAGAATCTTCAATAGCGGGACCAACAGTAGCTGAGTCAACGATAGCAGAGTCTACTGCTGCAGAGACAACAGTAGTCGTGTCGACAATAGCCGAGTCTACAGTTGCGGAAGCAGAGGTCACCATAGAATCAGCCGCAGGAACTACGGCAGAATCAACAACCTGTTTAGCCAGCCATTCCAGCACTTCAGGCTGATCTGCAACATAAGCCGGGAGCTTAAATTCGCCATGGCATTTGTAGGTCTGGTCATCAACAATCAAATCCAGGTCCTGGAAACGATACTGATAGCGGCCAACCAAAGTACCTTCATTGTAAACCCAGACAGGTTTATTATTTGCCAAGGTCAAGTGGGCAGCAACAGTCTCGGATGCATCCAAAATAGCGTACAGGGTATCCGTCACCATGCTGTCAGCGGAGCCAACCCATGACACATTAAAACGTTCATATTCCTTGCCGAAAGTCAAACGAATTGCGGAGACCTTCTTTTCTTCGGAACCCTCAACTTCTTCAAATATCGGCTCGATCTTTTCTGGAACCATTGTTCCGGAAATAGAAAGACTTTGCAAGCTATCCATTTTCTGGAGCAGAGCCTTGTTTACTTCGCTAGCAACACCAAGTTTGCTGGTTCGCCAAAGTTCCTTGGCGTCCTCACGGCGGGCAAGGTATTGTTTTGCATATTCCACGTATTCTTCTGTGGAATCCGTAACCCCAAATTCCGCAGCAGTCTTCTTCGCAGGATATAACGATACAAAAGCATTGGAATCAATCAAGGAGACGGTACCCTGAATTTCACCGACAAACTTGTCGTACAATACTTCAAGATCTTCCAGATATTCCGCAGCGGCAACAGAATCCAGCGTGACAGTCGTGGAGACATTGATGCTAGAGTCCTGCACAAACACCGGCAACTGGGGAACCAGCGATACAATCGTTGATTCCGGCACGGCAACAGCATCTACATAAGGATAATAACCCGGAGCAGAAAACTCAAAAGCATACATTCCCTGTTTCACAGGATAAATCTTTTCCACCTTTCTCTTCAGCTTTTTGGTCAAGGAATTCACCTGCAAATCCACGATGGACGTATCAATCTTGATTACGCTAGGGCGGACAGATTCCTTCAACATTTCCCAACGGCCATTCTTCCAAAAGAACAGTGTTGCAATACGGGACGAATAAATGTATTCCCTATCGAAATAGATGTCGGCTTCATCCTGGAAAGCCTTGTACATTTGGGAACCATAGAAGCGCATGTAGAGGACTTCTGCCGGTTTCAGGTAGTTATCCTTCATGCTAAAAGCATGTAGCTTACTGAAATTTTCCTCATCCATCTGTCCAACATACCAGTGGAATTCCTTCGGCCCCTTCTTATGACGTAAATACATGGTATGGGCATGGAGTGGAAGCTCCGGCATTACAGAAACCGAATTCAACCCTTCGTTGATAATCGCCAGTTTGGAATTTTTCTCCAAAAGCAAGCCATCCTTGTACTGATCAGGCGCAATCTGGAATAGGTGATCGCCATCGGCGAGAGCCATTGCCGGAACAAGCATCAAAAAGGACAACAAACGGTTTAGGGACATAATATCTCCTATAAGCAACAAACAAGGAGGTGCGAGGCACTCCTTTTTCTTACAAAGATAATATTAAAACTAGACGTTGCTACCCATTTGGAGCAAATGTCCACCATTTCCACCACCCACAGGGCCCAATTCCACCTTCCAGTCGGCAAGGCGGATAATGTCCGGATGATGCTCGATAACGATCACGGTATCGCCACGGGCAGACAGACGACGCAAAAGATTCCACAAAATCTGGATATCCTTCAAGTGCAGACCTGTGGTCGGTTCATCCAGAAGGTAAACCGTCTCCTTGGCGTTTTTACGGGAAAGCTCTGCAGCCAGTTTCAAACGTTGGTTTTCGCCGCCGCTGAGGGTTGTCACCGGTTGGCCCAAACGAACGTAGGGCAAACCCACATCGCGAAGAGCTTCCAACTTCGGCAAAATCTTGGGTTGGTCCTTGAAGAATTCGCAAGCTTCGCTCACGCGCATATCCAGCACGTCGGCAATGTTCTTGCCCTTGAAGGTGACAGTCAAGGTTTCCTGATTATAACGCTTACCACCGCAGGCATCGCAAACTTCCCAAACGTCGGAAAGGAAGTGCATTTCCACGGAGACGGCACCGCGGCCTTCACAGGCGGCACAGCGGCCGCGGGCAAGGTTGTAGCTGAATCGTCCGTAGTCAAAGCCCTTGATCTTGGACTGTTCAAGCTTACTAAACAACTTACGAATGTCGTCAAAGACGCCGGTAAAGCTGGCCGGGGTACTGCGTGGTGTTCCAGAAATAGGGCTCTGGTCCACCAACAGGACTT
The Fibrobacter sp. genome window above contains:
- a CDS encoding formylglycine-generating enzyme family protein, whose protein sequence is MSLNRLLSFLMLVPAMALADGDHLFQIAPDQYKDGLLLEKNSKLAIINEGLNSVSVMPELPLHAHTMYLRHKKGPKEFHWYVGQMDEENFSKLHAFSMKDNYLKPAEVLYMRFYGSQMYKAFQDEADIYFDREYIYSSRIATLFFWKNGRWEMLKESVRPSVIKIDTSIVDLQVNSLTKKLKRKVEKIYPVKQGMYAFEFSAPGYYPYVDAVAVPESTIVSLVPQLPVFVQDSSINVSTTVTLDSVAAAEYLEDLEVLYDKFVGEIQGTVSLIDSNAFVSLYPAKKTAAEFGVTDSTEEYVEYAKQYLARREDAKELWRTSKLGVASEVNKALLQKMDSLQSLSISGTMVPEKIEPIFEEVEGSEEKKVSAIRLTFGKEYERFNVSWVGSADSMVTDTLYAILDASETVAAHLTLANNKPVWVYNEGTLVGRYQYRFQDLDLIVDDQTYKCHGEFKLPAYVADQPEVLEWLAKQVVDSAVVPAADSMVTSASATVDSAIVDTTTVVSAAVDSAIVDSATVGPAIEDSAVVDTAAVFVAVDSAAVDTVAADTVAADTATVDTAVVDTTKPEEQPVEQPVEQPAEQPAEEKRVIELSPNVKIVEYDDDDYPAENPKVPRIVADAKMGTVALIDSGAFRYKGKVVSMSPFAIHTTEVTQGFYQEVMDRLEESKRKIDRSKYSDAQKPVHNITWYDAQEFCKAIGGDLPTEAQWEFAGRADNNEGSLWNLDEEPNASLYAIYRDNSYNFGKKHPNYGPQPVASRKPNEWGLYDMSGNVAEWTRDKYFMFSLIVEDSNPTGAMMGSHKIHKGGSWMDKEKYLNLTDYDDEDPRYWSDRIGFRCAFPRSAFEGK